The following are encoded in a window of Pseudomonas sp. St316 genomic DNA:
- a CDS encoding ABC transporter ATP-binding protein: MIELQNLSKTFKSNGKDVKAVDSVNLTVNEGEICVFLGPSGCGKSTTLKMINRLIPPTSGKVLINGEDTTGLDEVTLRRNIGYVIQQIGLFPNMTIEENITVVPRLLGWDPQKCHDRARELMSMIKLEPKQYLHRYPRELSGGQQQRIGVIRALAADAPLLLMDEPFGAVDPINREMIQNEFFEMQRALNKTVIMVSHDIDEAIKLGDKIAIFRAGKLVQCDHPDTLLAHPADEFVSNFVGQDSTLKRLLLVKAEDAADNAPSVSPETSVNEALELMDEHDRRYVVVTCAENKALGYVRRRDLYRQAGTCGQYLREFNATAAYDEHLRILLSRMYEFNRSWLPVMDAERVFLGEVTQESIAEYLSSGKSRGGKTSIVSPAEAASA, translated from the coding sequence ATGATCGAACTTCAAAACCTCAGCAAAACCTTCAAGAGCAACGGCAAGGATGTGAAGGCCGTGGACTCGGTGAACCTGACCGTCAATGAAGGCGAGATCTGCGTGTTCCTCGGCCCGTCGGGTTGCGGCAAGAGCACCACGCTGAAGATGATCAACCGCCTGATCCCGCCCACGTCGGGCAAGGTGCTGATCAACGGCGAAGACACCACCGGCCTCGACGAGGTGACCCTGCGCCGCAACATCGGCTATGTGATCCAGCAGATCGGCCTGTTCCCGAACATGACCATCGAGGAAAACATCACCGTGGTCCCGCGCCTGCTCGGCTGGGACCCGCAGAAATGCCACGACCGCGCCCGCGAGTTGATGAGCATGATCAAGCTCGAACCCAAGCAATACCTGCACCGCTACCCCCGGGAACTGTCGGGCGGCCAGCAGCAGCGGATCGGTGTGATCCGCGCCTTGGCGGCCGATGCGCCGCTGTTGCTGATGGACGAACCTTTCGGCGCGGTGGACCCGATCAACCGCGAGATGATCCAGAACGAGTTTTTCGAGATGCAACGGGCGCTGAACAAAACCGTGATCATGGTCAGCCACGACATCGACGAGGCCATCAAGCTGGGCGACAAGATTGCGATCTTCCGGGCCGGCAAGCTGGTCCAGTGCGATCACCCGGACACATTGCTGGCGCACCCGGCCGATGAGTTCGTCAGCAACTTCGTCGGCCAGGACAGCACGCTCAAGCGCCTGTTGCTGGTCAAGGCCGAAGACGCGGCGGACAACGCTCCGTCGGTCAGCCCGGAAACGTCGGTGAATGAGGCTCTGGAGCTGATGGACGAACATGACCGTCGCTACGTGGTGGTCACCTGTGCCGAGAACAAGGCCCTGGGGTATGTCCGCCGTCGCGACCTGTACCGCCAGGCTGGCACCTGCGGCCAATACCTGCGCGAATTCAACGCCACCGCCGCCTACGACGAACACCTGCGGATCCTGTTGTCGCGCATGTACGAGTTCAACCGCTCCTGGCTGCCGGTGATGGACGCCGAGCGGGTGTTCCTGGGGGAAGTGACCCAGGAATCGATTGCCGAGTACCTGAGTTCTGGCAAGTCCCGTGGCGGCAAGACCAGCATCGTTTCGCCGGCCGAGGCGGCTTCGGCCTGA
- a CDS encoding alkaline phosphatase D family protein yields the protein MSEFDLGRRRVMQAVGAGLLLPGLAPAVMASVKDRPVLTDGVQSGDLQGDRAMIWSRSDRPARMVVEWDTRSKFSNPRRFVSPMADARSDFTARVELTGLPRDQAIFYRVHFEDAQSGVASEPWLGHLRSVPQFKRNIRFVWSGDTVGQGFGINPDIGGMRIYEAMRLRLPDFFIHSGDTIYADGPVPAQITVEGGRIWRNLTTDAKSKVAETLDEYRGNYRYNLMDENVRRFNAEVPQIWQWDDHEVVNNWSPGKQLDERYQSKDIHSLVGRARQAWLEYAPMRLQKADGGGRIYRKLGYGPLLDVFVLDMRSYREANDANLGAAKPFLGREQLNWLKRELKQSRAQWKVIAADMPIGLGVPDGEVSPGVPRWEAVANGDPGAAQGREVEIAELLGYLRKHQVRNYVWLTADVHYCAAHHYHPEQAAFQDFEPFWEFVAGPLNAGSFGPNPLDKTFGPEVVFQKAPPAQNTSPFAGYQFFGEVNIDGPSGEMSVVLRDLEGVAVFEKKLQPV from the coding sequence ATGAGCGAATTTGACCTGGGCCGCCGCCGTGTGATGCAAGCCGTGGGCGCGGGGTTGTTGTTGCCGGGGCTGGCGCCGGCGGTGATGGCTTCGGTCAAGGATCGTCCGGTGCTCACCGACGGTGTGCAGTCTGGCGACTTGCAGGGCGACCGGGCGATGATCTGGAGCCGCAGCGACCGTCCGGCGCGGATGGTGGTGGAATGGGACACCCGCAGCAAGTTCAGCAATCCGCGTCGTTTCGTTTCGCCCATGGCCGACGCCCGCAGTGATTTCACCGCCCGGGTCGAACTCACCGGGCTGCCCCGCGACCAGGCGATTTTCTACCGGGTGCATTTCGAAGACGCCCAGAGCGGTGTCGCCAGCGAACCCTGGTTGGGCCACCTGCGCAGCGTGCCGCAGTTCAAGCGCAACATCCGTTTTGTCTGGAGCGGCGACACCGTCGGCCAGGGCTTCGGCATCAACCCGGACATCGGCGGCATGCGCATCTACGAAGCCATGCGCCTGCGCCTGCCGGATTTTTTTATCCACAGTGGCGACACCATCTACGCCGACGGCCCGGTGCCGGCGCAAATTACCGTCGAGGGCGGGCGCATCTGGCGCAACCTCACCACCGACGCCAAGAGCAAGGTCGCCGAAACCCTGGATGAGTATCGCGGCAACTATCGCTACAACCTGATGGACGAAAACGTACGCCGCTTCAATGCCGAAGTGCCACAGATCTGGCAATGGGACGATCACGAGGTGGTCAACAACTGGTCGCCGGGCAAACAACTTGACGAGCGCTACCAGAGCAAGGATATCCACAGCCTCGTTGGCCGGGCGCGCCAGGCCTGGTTGGAATACGCGCCAATGCGCTTGCAGAAGGCCGACGGCGGTGGGCGGATCTACCGCAAGCTCGGTTACGGGCCGCTGCTGGATGTGTTCGTGCTCGACATGCGCAGCTACCGCGAAGCCAACGACGCCAACCTCGGCGCCGCCAAACCGTTCCTGGGGCGTGAGCAGTTGAATTGGCTCAAGCGCGAATTGAAGCAGTCCCGGGCCCAATGGAAAGTCATCGCTGCCGACATGCCCATCGGCCTGGGCGTGCCGGACGGTGAGGTCAGCCCCGGCGTGCCGCGCTGGGAAGCGGTCGCCAACGGTGACCCGGGCGCGGCCCAGGGGCGTGAGGTGGAGATCGCCGAACTGCTCGGCTACCTGCGCAAGCATCAGGTACGCAACTACGTCTGGCTCACCGCCGATGTCCACTATTGCGCCGCCCATCACTACCATCCCGAACAGGCCGCGTTCCAGGATTTCGAACCATTCTGGGAGTTTGTCGCCGGGCCATTGAATGCCGGTAGCTTCGGGCCCAATCCCCTGGACAAGACCTTCGGCCCGGAAGTGGTGTTCCAGAAAGCGCCTCCGGCCCAGAACACCTCGCCGTTTGCCGGGTATCAGTTCTTTGGCGAGGTGAACATCGACGGGCCGAGCGGGGAGATGAGCGTGGTGCTGCGGGATTTGGAAGGTGTGGCGGTGTTCGAGAAGAAGTTGCAGCCGGTTTGA
- a CDS encoding sulfite reductase flavoprotein subunit alpha translates to MLKKTLFQLHWFFGISAGLVLALMGITGAVVSFQDEILRALNPQVLTVEPQPAGVLPPAELVEQIEAASGKTVAMLWVETDSGNAARVIFAAPPGEKRGAMRYFNPYNAQFMGDVTGQDFFGLILRLHRVLTLDDVGRQITGACTLILVFFCLSGLYLRWPRQWNSWRAWLTLDWGKKGRSFNWDLHSVAGTWCLAFYLLAALTGLTWSYEWYNNGVTRLLSDSPKEERVRNRGPAPSGPLPAADYRAMWSSIYSAAGPGLSAYNVRMPPVAGQPATVFYLLKNSPHDRALNELTLDPATGVISRHSRYSDKSVKAQLLTSVYALHVGSYFGLVGRILVTVAGLTMPLFFITGWLLYLDRRRKKRHVKNARQALIANPGNAPAWLIGFASQSGFAERLAWQTAGQLQAAGLPVKVQPLAGVREQDLNNATHALFVVSTFGDGEGPDSARGFERKVLGQALSLERLQYSVLGLGDRQYEHFCGFARRLHAWLAEHGGKTLFAPVEVDSGDPYALRHWQQQLAELTGQAPLDTWQAPSFENWILSQRTLLNPDSSGCGVYLLGLSAPGPSSWLAGDLVEILPRNDLLAIEHFLDGLGLSGHARVQVDGLSQSLDQALATRQLPEIRAHLVGLHAQALVDALAPLAIREYSIASIPADGVLELIVRQQCHADGSLGVGSGWLTEHAPLGSAISLRLRRNSSFHLPAQGVPMILLGNGTGLAGLRSLLKARGAQGMQRNWLLFGERNREHDFHCRDELQEWVTSGDLERLDLAFSRDQQQKIYVQDRLLESAPLLKQWLADGAAIYVCGSLQGMASGVDHVLNMVLGREEVERLIEQGRYRRDVY, encoded by the coding sequence GTGTTAAAGAAAACCCTGTTCCAGTTGCACTGGTTTTTCGGCATCAGTGCCGGGCTGGTCCTGGCGTTGATGGGCATTACCGGGGCCGTGGTGTCGTTCCAGGATGAAATCCTGCGGGCCTTGAATCCGCAAGTACTGACGGTCGAGCCGCAACCGGCCGGCGTCCTGCCGCCCGCCGAACTGGTGGAACAGATCGAGGCCGCTTCCGGCAAGACCGTCGCCATGCTCTGGGTCGAGACCGACAGCGGCAACGCCGCGCGGGTGATCTTCGCCGCGCCGCCTGGGGAAAAACGCGGCGCCATGCGCTATTTCAACCCCTACAACGCGCAGTTCATGGGTGATGTGACGGGCCAGGACTTCTTCGGCCTGATACTCAGGCTGCACCGCGTCCTGACCCTGGATGATGTCGGTCGGCAAATCACTGGTGCCTGCACGCTGATCCTGGTGTTTTTCTGCCTGTCCGGGCTGTACCTGCGCTGGCCGCGCCAATGGAACAGCTGGCGCGCCTGGCTGACCCTCGATTGGGGGAAAAAAGGTCGGAGCTTCAATTGGGACCTGCACTCGGTGGCGGGCACCTGGTGCCTGGCGTTCTATCTGCTGGCGGCCCTGACCGGGCTGACCTGGTCCTATGAGTGGTACAACAACGGCGTGACCCGCCTGCTCTCCGATTCACCGAAAGAGGAACGGGTGCGCAATCGTGGTCCGGCACCGAGCGGCCCACTCCCCGCGGCCGATTACCGGGCCATGTGGAGCAGCATCTACAGCGCCGCCGGCCCGGGGCTGTCGGCCTATAACGTGCGCATGCCGCCCGTGGCCGGCCAACCGGCGACCGTGTTCTACCTGCTGAAAAATTCGCCGCACGACCGGGCGCTGAACGAGCTCACCCTTGACCCGGCCACTGGCGTCATCAGCCGGCACAGCCGCTACAGCGACAAGAGCGTCAAGGCGCAGTTGCTGACCAGTGTCTATGCCCTGCATGTCGGCAGTTACTTCGGCCTGGTCGGACGGATCCTGGTGACCGTTGCCGGGCTGACCATGCCGCTGTTCTTCATCACCGGCTGGTTGCTGTACCTGGACCGCCGCCGCAAGAAGCGCCACGTCAAAAACGCCCGTCAGGCCCTCATCGCCAACCCGGGCAATGCGCCGGCCTGGCTGATCGGCTTCGCCAGCCAAAGCGGTTTCGCCGAGCGACTGGCCTGGCAGACCGCCGGCCAACTCCAGGCCGCCGGCTTGCCGGTGAAGGTCCAGCCACTGGCCGGAGTACGTGAGCAGGACCTGAACAACGCCACCCATGCGCTGTTTGTCGTCAGCACCTTTGGCGACGGCGAAGGGCCGGACAGCGCCCGCGGCTTTGAACGCAAAGTGCTGGGCCAGGCCTTGAGCCTGGAGCGCCTGCAGTATTCGGTGCTGGGCCTGGGCGACCGGCAATATGAACACTTCTGCGGCTTCGCCCGGCGCCTGCACGCCTGGCTGGCGGAACACGGCGGCAAGACGCTGTTCGCGCCGGTGGAAGTGGACAGCGGCGACCCTTACGCCCTGCGCCACTGGCAACAACAATTGGCGGAGCTGACCGGCCAAGCCCCGTTGGACACTTGGCAGGCCCCCAGCTTCGAAAACTGGATCCTCAGCCAGCGCACCCTGCTCAACCCCGACAGCAGCGGCTGCGGGGTGTACCTGCTGGGTCTCAGCGCCCCCGGCCCGAGCAGTTGGCTGGCCGGTGACCTGGTGGAAATCCTGCCGCGCAATGACCTGTTGGCCATCGAGCATTTCCTCGACGGGCTCGGCCTCTCCGGCCACGCGCGCGTGCAAGTCGATGGCCTGTCCCAGAGCCTCGACCAGGCCCTGGCGACCCGCCAACTCCCGGAAATCCGCGCCCATCTGGTCGGCCTGCATGCCCAGGCCCTGGTGGATGCCCTGGCACCGCTGGCGATACGCGAGTACTCCATCGCCTCGATCCCGGCGGACGGTGTGCTGGAGCTGATCGTGCGCCAGCAATGCCATGCCGACGGCAGCCTGGGCGTCGGTTCCGGCTGGCTCACCGAACACGCACCGCTGGGCAGCGCCATCAGCCTGCGGCTACGCCGCAACAGCAGCTTCCATCTGCCGGCCCAGGGTGTGCCGATGATCCTGTTGGGCAACGGCACCGGCCTGGCCGGCCTGCGCAGCCTGCTCAAGGCCCGCGGGGCCCAAGGCATGCAACGCAACTGGCTACTGTTTGGCGAGCGCAACCGCGAACACGATTTCCACTGCCGCGATGAGCTGCAGGAGTGGGTGACCTCCGGTGATCTGGAACGCCTGGACCTGGCCTTCTCCCGAGATCAGCAACAGAAAATCTATGTCCAGGATCGCCTGCTGGAATCGGCGCCACTGCTCAAGCAATGGCTGGCCGACGGCGCGGCGATCTATGTCTGCGGCAGCTTGCAGGGCATGGCGTCAGGGGTGGATCACGTGCTCAACATGGTGCTGGGGCGCGAGGAAGTGGAGCGGCTGATCGAGCAGGGGCGGTATCGGCGGGATGTCTACTGA
- the pfkB gene encoding 1-phosphofructokinase, with product MAKILTLTLNPALDLTVELARLEPGQVNRSDAMHAHAAGKGVNVAQVLADLGHTLTVSGFLGEDNAQVFETLFAQRGFVDAFIRVPGETRSNIKLAEQDGRITDLNGPGPVVDDAAQHALLARLEQIAPGHDVVVVAGSLPRGVSPQWLQALITRLKTLGLNVALDTSGEALRVALAAGPWLIKPNTEELADALGCEVVSELAQAQAAQRLHAQGIEHVVISHGADGVNWFSVGAALHASPPKVSVASTVGAGDSLLAGMLHGLLRADTPEQTLRTATAIAAMAVTQIGFGIHDTALLASLEQGVRVRPLTEQ from the coding sequence ATGGCGAAGATTCTTACCCTGACCCTCAACCCGGCGCTCGACCTCACGGTAGAGTTGGCGCGCCTGGAGCCGGGCCAGGTCAACCGCAGCGACGCCATGCACGCCCACGCCGCCGGCAAGGGCGTGAACGTGGCCCAGGTGCTGGCCGATCTTGGCCATACGCTGACGGTCAGTGGTTTTCTGGGCGAAGACAATGCCCAGGTGTTCGAGACGCTGTTTGCCCAGCGTGGTTTTGTCGATGCTTTTATCCGTGTGCCCGGCGAAACGCGTAGCAACATCAAACTGGCTGAGCAGGACGGACGCATCACTGACCTCAATGGCCCGGGCCCGGTGGTTGATGACGCCGCACAGCACGCCTTGCTGGCGCGCCTTGAGCAAATCGCCCCTGGCCACGACGTGGTTGTGGTGGCGGGCAGCTTGCCCCGGGGCGTCAGCCCTCAGTGGTTGCAGGCTTTGATCACGCGCTTGAAAACACTCGGCCTGAACGTGGCCCTCGATACCAGTGGCGAAGCCTTGCGTGTCGCCCTGGCGGCGGGGCCGTGGCTGATCAAGCCAAACACCGAGGAACTGGCCGATGCGCTGGGTTGCGAGGTGGTGAGCGAATTGGCCCAGGCGCAAGCCGCGCAGCGCCTGCATGCCCAGGGCATCGAGCATGTGGTGATTTCCCACGGCGCCGATGGCGTGAACTGGTTCAGTGTCGGTGCGGCGCTGCATGCTTCGCCGCCTAAGGTCAGCGTCGCCAGCACCGTGGGTGCCGGGGATTCGCTGCTGGCGGGCATGCTGCACGGCCTGCTTCGCGCCGACACCCCGGAGCAGACGCTGCGCACCGCCACGGCTATCGCCGCCATGGCGGTCACGCAGATCGGTTTTGGCATCCACGACACCGCGTTGCTGGCGTCGCTTGAACAGGGCGTGCGCGTGCGCCCCCTGACAGAACAATAA
- a CDS encoding type III PLP-dependent enzyme yields the protein MSIQVEDYFARETFQKMKAFADKQETPFVVIDTAMISKAYDDLRAGFDFAKVYYAVKANPAVEIIDLLKDKGSNFDIASIYELDKVMSRGVGPDQISYGNTIKKSRDIRYFYEKGVRLYATDSEADLRNIAKAAPGSKVYVRILTEGSTTADWPLSRKFGCQTDMAMDLLILARDLGLVPYGISFHVGSQQRDISVWDAAIAKVKVIFERLKEEDGIVLKLINMGGGFPANYITRTNSLETYAEEIIRFLKEDFGDDLPEIILEPGRSLIANAGILVSEVVLVARKSRTAVERWVYTDVGKFSGLIETMDEAIKFPIWTEKKGEMEEVVIAGPTCDSADIMYENYKYGLPLNLAIGDRLYWLSTGAYTTSYSAVEFNGFPPLKSFYV from the coding sequence ATGTCGATCCAGGTCGAAGATTATTTCGCGCGCGAAACCTTCCAGAAAATGAAAGCGTTCGCCGACAAGCAGGAAACCCCGTTCGTGGTGATCGACACCGCGATGATCTCCAAGGCCTATGACGACCTGCGCGCCGGTTTCGACTTCGCCAAGGTCTACTACGCCGTCAAGGCCAACCCGGCGGTGGAAATCATCGACCTGCTCAAGGATAAGGGCTCGAACTTCGACATCGCCTCGATCTATGAGCTGGACAAGGTCATGAGCCGTGGCGTCGGCCCGGACCAGATCAGCTACGGCAACACCATCAAGAAATCCCGCGACATTCGCTACTTCTACGAGAAGGGCGTGCGCCTGTATGCCACCGACTCAGAAGCTGACCTGCGCAACATCGCCAAGGCCGCGCCGGGCTCGAAAGTCTATGTGCGTATTCTCACCGAAGGCTCGACCACCGCTGACTGGCCGTTGTCGCGCAAGTTCGGCTGCCAGACCGACATGGCCATGGACCTGCTGATCCTCGCTCGTGACCTGGGCCTGGTGCCGTACGGCATTTCGTTCCACGTTGGCTCGCAACAGCGCGACATCAGTGTCTGGGATGCCGCCATCGCCAAGGTCAAGGTGATCTTCGAGCGCTTGAAAGAAGAAGACGGCATCGTCCTGAAGCTGATTAACATGGGTGGCGGCTTCCCGGCCAACTACATCACCCGTACCAACAGCCTGGAAACCTATGCCGAGGAAATCATCCGCTTCCTCAAGGAAGACTTCGGCGACGACCTGCCGGAAATCATCCTGGAGCCGGGCCGTTCGTTGATTGCCAACGCCGGCATCCTGGTCAGCGAAGTGGTGCTGGTGGCGCGTAAATCGCGTACCGCCGTCGAGCGTTGGGTGTACACGGATGTGGGCAAGTTCTCCGGCCTGATCGAAACCATGGACGAAGCCATCAAGTTCCCGATCTGGACCGAGAAGAAAGGCGAGATGGAAGAAGTGGTCATCGCCGGCCCGACCTGCGACAGCGCCGACATCATGTACGAAAACTACAAGTACGGTTTGCCGCTGAACCTGGCTATCGGTGATCGCCTGTACTGGCTGTCGACCGGTGCCTACACCACCAGCTACAGCGCGGTGGAATTCAATGGCTTCCCGCCGCTGAAGTCGTTCTACGTGTAA
- a CDS encoding PTS fructose-like transporter subunit IIB — protein MKLAIVTACPNGMVTSVLCARLLDAAAQRQGWSTSVEVHDAAHPERQLSAATLEAAEWVLLVASGPVDMARFVGKRLFRSTPAQALQDVDSVLRRGAEEAEVFLASDVVVETPVVSTERAPRLVAITACPTGVAHTFMAAEALQQAAKKLGYDLQVETQGSVGARNPLSAEAIAEADVVLLATDIEVATERFAGKKIYRCSTGIALKQAEATLNKALVEGRQESASSGASAPAKSEKSGVYKHLLTGVSFMLPMVVAGGLLIALSFVFGITAFKEPGTLAAALMQIGGDTAFKLMVPLLAGYIAYSIADRPGLAPGMIGGLLASTLGAGFIGGIIAGFLAGYVAKAINRYARLPQSLEALKPILIIPLLASLITGLVMIYIVGKPVAGMLEGLTHFLDSMGTTNAILLGVLLGAMMCVDLGGPINKAAYAFSVGLLASQSYAPMAATMAAGMVPPIGLGIATFIARRKFAQTEREAGKAALVLGLCFISEGAIPFAAKDPLRVIPASIAGGALTGALSMYFGCKLMAPHGGLFVMLIPNAINHALLYLLAIVAGSLLTGVAYALLKRPEVVEMALEPAKA, from the coding sequence ATGAAACTAGCCATTGTGACGGCCTGCCCCAACGGCATGGTCACCAGTGTGTTGTGCGCCCGCCTGCTGGACGCCGCGGCACAGCGCCAGGGTTGGAGCACCAGTGTTGAAGTCCACGACGCGGCTCATCCGGAACGCCAGTTGTCGGCCGCGACCCTCGAGGCCGCCGAGTGGGTCTTGCTGGTCGCCAGCGGCCCGGTGGACATGGCGCGGTTCGTCGGCAAGCGCCTGTTCCGCAGCACCCCGGCCCAGGCCCTGCAAGACGTCGATTCGGTGCTGCGCCGCGGCGCCGAAGAGGCCGAGGTTTTTCTCGCCTCGGATGTGGTGGTGGAGACGCCGGTGGTGTCGACCGAGCGTGCGCCGCGGCTGGTCGCCATCACCGCCTGCCCGACAGGCGTTGCCCATACGTTCATGGCCGCCGAGGCATTGCAGCAGGCAGCGAAGAAGCTGGGCTACGACCTGCAAGTGGAAACCCAGGGTTCTGTCGGTGCGCGCAATCCGTTGAGCGCCGAGGCCATCGCCGAGGCGGACGTGGTGCTGCTGGCGACCGACATCGAAGTCGCCACCGAGCGTTTTGCCGGCAAGAAAATCTACCGCTGCAGCACGGGCATCGCCTTGAAGCAGGCCGAAGCGACGCTGAACAAGGCGTTGGTCGAAGGCCGTCAAGAAAGCGCGTCGAGCGGTGCCAGCGCCCCGGCCAAGTCGGAGAAGAGCGGCGTCTACAAGCACCTGCTGACGGGCGTGTCGTTCATGTTGCCGATGGTGGTAGCCGGTGGTCTGTTGATCGCCTTGTCGTTCGTGTTCGGCATCACCGCCTTCAAGGAACCCGGCACGCTGGCAGCCGCGCTGATGCAGATCGGCGGCGACACCGCGTTCAAATTGATGGTGCCGCTGCTGGCCGGCTACATCGCCTACTCCATTGCCGACCGTCCGGGCCTGGCGCCGGGAATGATTGGCGGGCTGCTGGCGAGCACCCTGGGTGCCGGTTTCATTGGCGGGATCATCGCCGGTTTCCTGGCCGGTTACGTGGCCAAGGCGATCAACCGCTACGCGCGCCTGCCCCAGAGCCTGGAAGCGCTCAAGCCGATCCTGATCATCCCGCTGCTGGCGAGCCTGATCACCGGCCTGGTGATGATCTACATCGTCGGCAAACCAGTGGCGGGCATGCTTGAAGGCCTGACCCATTTCCTCGACAGCATGGGCACCACCAATGCGATCCTGCTGGGCGTGCTGCTGGGGGCGATGATGTGCGTCGACCTCGGAGGGCCGATCAACAAGGCCGCCTACGCGTTTTCGGTGGGACTGCTGGCTTCCCAGAGTTATGCACCGATGGCCGCGACCATGGCCGCTGGCATGGTGCCGCCGATTGGCCTGGGCATCGCCACCTTCATCGCCCGGCGCAAGTTCGCCCAGACCGAGCGCGAGGCCGGTAAAGCCGCGCTGGTGCTGGGGCTGTGCTTCATTTCCGAGGGCGCGATTCCGTTCGCGGCCAAGGACCCGCTGCGGGTGATCCCGGCCAGCATCGCCGGCGGCGCGCTGACCGGTGCGCTGTCGATGTACTTCGGCTGCAAGCTCATGGCGCCCCACGGTGGGCTGTTCGTGATGCTGATCCCCAACGCCATCAACCATGCGCTGTTGTACCTGCTGGCGATCGTGGCGGGGAGCCTGCTGACGGGGGTGGCGTATGCGCTGCTCAAGCGGCCTGAGGTGGTGGAGATGGCGTTGGAGCCGGCGAAGGCCTGA
- a CDS encoding glycine betaine ABC transporter substrate-binding protein, which produces MKKLSLILGCVLLFAGFAQAAEKPLIRLGARVFTEQTLLAEITAQYLRSKGYDAQITGGLGSNLARSAHETGQLDMLWEYTGVSLVAYNHVTEKLDSAQSYARVKELDAKKGLVWLAPSKFSNTYALALPEKIARQYPQINNISQLNTVLQAEADDNHLVALDTEFANRSDGLAGMVEQYGMNLTRKNIRQMDAGLVYTALRNGQVFAGLVYTTDGRLNAFKLKLLEDDKHYFPDYTAAPVVRQAFLDAHPQLAEQLKPLAALFDDETMRQLNARVDVNHESPSTVAADFLRQHSLLSTQ; this is translated from the coding sequence ATGAAGAAGTTGAGCTTGATACTGGGCTGCGTCCTGCTGTTCGCAGGATTCGCCCAAGCCGCTGAAAAACCGCTGATCCGCCTTGGCGCCCGGGTGTTCACCGAACAAACGCTGCTGGCGGAAATCACCGCGCAATACCTGCGCAGCAAGGGCTACGACGCGCAGATCACCGGCGGCCTGGGCAGCAACCTGGCCCGCAGCGCCCATGAAACCGGGCAACTGGACATGCTCTGGGAGTACACCGGCGTGTCATTGGTGGCCTACAACCACGTCACGGAAAAACTCGACAGCGCCCAGTCCTACGCCCGGGTGAAAGAACTCGACGCGAAAAAAGGCCTAGTCTGGCTGGCCCCGTCGAAATTCAGCAACACCTACGCCCTGGCGCTGCCGGAAAAAATCGCCCGCCAATACCCGCAGATCAACAACATCAGCCAGTTGAACACGGTGCTGCAGGCCGAAGCCGATGACAATCATCTGGTGGCCCTGGACACCGAGTTCGCCAACCGCTCCGACGGCCTGGCGGGCATGGTCGAGCAGTACGGCATGAACCTGACCCGCAAGAACATCCGCCAGATGGATGCCGGCCTGGTCTACACCGCCCTGCGCAACGGCCAGGTGTTCGCCGGGCTGGTGTACACCACCGACGGCCGGTTGAACGCGTTCAAGTTGAAGTTGCTGGAAGACGACAAGCATTACTTCCCCGACTACACCGCCGCACCGGTGGTACGCCAGGCCTTCCTCGATGCGCACCCGCAACTGGCCGAGCAACTCAAGCCCCTGGCCGCGCTGTTCGACGATGAAACCATGCGCCAGCTCAACGCCCGCGTGGACGTCAACCACGAAAGCCCTTCCACCGTTGCCGCCGATTTCCTGCGCCAGCATTCCCTGCTCTCAACCCAATGA
- a CDS encoding ABC transporter permease — MDFLDAFSHLDWPLVLHLTWQHITLVGIAVTLAIVVGVPLGIFMTRFPTLAGPLQASATVLLTIPSIALFGLLLPFYSKFGQGLGPMPAITAVFLYSLLPIMRNTYLALTGVEPGIREAARGIGMTFGQRLRMVELPIAVPVILAGVRTAVVMNIGVMTIAATIGAGGLGVLILASISRSDMSMLIVGAVLVSLLAIFADLLLQWLQRSLTPKGLLK; from the coding sequence ATGGACTTTCTTGACGCCTTTTCCCATCTGGACTGGCCGCTGGTACTGCACCTGACCTGGCAGCACATTACCCTGGTGGGCATCGCCGTGACCCTGGCAATTGTGGTCGGTGTGCCGCTGGGTATCTTCATGACCCGCTTCCCGACGCTCGCCGGCCCATTGCAGGCCAGCGCCACGGTGCTGCTGACGATTCCGTCGATTGCGCTGTTCGGCCTGTTGCTACCGTTCTATTCCAAGTTCGGCCAGGGCCTGGGGCCAATGCCGGCGATCACCGCCGTATTCCTGTACTCCCTGCTGCCAATCATGCGCAACACCTACCTGGCCCTGACCGGCGTGGAACCGGGTATCCGTGAGGCCGCCCGTGGCATCGGCATGACCTTCGGCCAGCGCCTGCGCATGGTCGAACTGCCCATCGCCGTGCCGGTGATCCTGGCCGGCGTGCGCACTGCCGTGGTCATGAACATCGGCGTCATGACCATCGCCGCCACCATCGGTGCCGGTGGCCTGGGCGTGCTCATCCTCGCTTCCATCAGCCGCAGCGACATGTCGATGCTGATCGTCGGCGCCGTGTTGGTCAGTCTCCTGGCCATCTTCGCCGACCTGCTTCTGCAATGGCTGCAACGCTCGCTGACTCCTAAAGGACTTCTCAAATGA